The Helicobacter pylori genome includes a window with the following:
- the leuS gene encoding leucine--tRNA ligase: MDFINIEKKWQEFWWKNKSFEPKDDFNLPKKYILSMLPYPSGEIHMGHVRNYTIGDALARYYRLHSYNVLHPMGFDSFGMPAENAAIKHGIHPKTWTYENIENMQKEFEALGFSFSKNREFATSDPDYTKFEQQFFIDLWEKGLVYRKKAMLNWCPNDKTVLANEQVIDGRCWRCDTEVIQKELYQYYLKITNYAEELLKDLETLENHWPSQVLIMQKNWIGKSSGLQFGFKIADECLKACNGIQEIEVFTTRADTIYGVTYIAIAPEHPLVEHAIKQVSQEDSKMIKAILNTTQRERALEKKGVFLGIYAIHPLTKQKIPVWVANFALANYGSGALMGVPACDERDFEFANLYHIPIKVITQSPQNLPHTKEEVLKNSGEWSDLSSSVAREQIIAYFEKENLGKRVINYRLQDWGVSRQRYWGAPIPMIHCKHCGIVPETQLPVTLPEDIVIDGEGNPLEKHASWKFAQCPKCHKDALRETDTMDTFIQSSWYFLRYTTPKDERENQAFDQNYLKYFMPVDTYIGGIEHAILHLLYARFFTKALRDLGYLDLDEPFKQLITQGMVLKDGAKMSKSKGNVVSPKEILKKYGADAARLFILFAAPPAKELEWNDSALEGAHRFIKRLYDKASAITPTTSKPEFKEVSLNEVQKLARKKVYEALKKSHEIFNKAESAYAFNTLIASCMEALNALSAQNNEQILCEGYFVLLQILEPIIPHTAWELSERLFKRENFKPIAIDENALIEDFMTLGLTINGKRRAELKVNINASKEEIIILAKKALEKYLENASVKKEIYVPNKLVNFVVA; the protein is encoded by the coding sequence ATGGATTTTATCAATATAGAAAAAAAATGGCAAGAATTTTGGTGGAAAAATAAGAGTTTTGAGCCTAAAGACGATTTTAATCTCCCTAAAAAATACATTCTAAGCATGCTGCCTTATCCTAGTGGGGAAATCCACATGGGGCATGTGCGCAATTACACCATTGGCGATGCGTTGGCGCGTTATTATCGTTTGCATTCTTACAATGTGTTACACCCTATGGGGTTTGATTCTTTTGGGATGCCTGCAGAAAATGCGGCCATTAAGCATGGTATCCACCCTAAAACCTGGACTTATGAAAACATTGAAAACATGCAAAAAGAGTTTGAAGCTTTAGGATTTTCTTTTTCTAAAAACAGGGAATTTGCCACTTCAGATCCGGATTACACGAAATTCGAACAGCAATTTTTCATTGATTTGTGGGAAAAAGGGCTAGTCTATCGCAAAAAAGCCATGCTCAATTGGTGCCCTAACGACAAAACCGTTTTAGCTAATGAGCAAGTCATTGATGGGAGGTGCTGGCGTTGCGATACAGAAGTGATTCAAAAAGAACTCTATCAATATTATTTGAAGATCACAAACTACGCTGAAGAATTACTAAAAGACTTAGAAACTTTAGAAAATCATTGGCCTTCTCAAGTCCTAATCATGCAAAAAAACTGGATAGGAAAATCTAGCGGGTTGCAATTTGGTTTTAAAATCGCTGATGAGTGCTTGAAAGCTTGCAATGGCATTCAAGAAATTGAAGTTTTTACCACAAGAGCGGACACCATTTATGGCGTAACTTACATCGCTATCGCCCCAGAACACCCTTTAGTAGAGCATGCCATTAAGCAAGTGAGCCAAGAAGATTCAAAGATGATTAAAGCGATTTTAAACACGACTCAAAGAGAAAGAGCTTTAGAGAAAAAAGGGGTGTTTTTAGGCATTTACGCTATCCACCCTTTAACAAAGCAAAAAATCCCGGTTTGGGTGGCTAATTTCGCCCTAGCTAATTATGGCTCTGGGGCGTTAATGGGCGTGCCAGCCTGCGATGAAAGGGATTTTGAATTCGCTAATCTGTATCATATCCCTATTAAAGTGATCACTCAAAGCCCTCAAAATTTGCCCCACACCAAAGAAGAGGTTTTAAAAAATAGCGGGGAGTGGAGCGATCTTTCTAGCTCAGTGGCCAGAGAGCAAATCATCGCTTATTTTGAAAAAGAAAATCTCGGTAAAAGGGTGATCAACTACCGCTTGCAAGATTGGGGGGTGAGCCGTCAAAGGTATTGGGGGGCACCCATTCCAATGATTCATTGCAAACATTGTGGGATTGTGCCTGAAACCCAACTGCCGGTAACTTTACCTGAAGATATTGTGATTGATGGGGAGGGCAATCCGTTAGAAAAGCATGCGAGTTGGAAATTCGCTCAATGCCCCAAATGCCATAAAGACGCTTTAAGAGAAACAGACACCATGGATACTTTCATCCAATCCAGCTGGTATTTCTTGCGCTACACCACCCCCAAAGATGAGCGTGAAAATCAAGCGTTTGATCAAAATTACTTGAAGTATTTCATGCCGGTGGATACTTACATTGGAGGCATTGAACATGCGATTTTGCACTTGTTATACGCGCGTTTTTTCACTAAGGCTTTAAGGGATTTGGGCTATCTTGATTTAGATGAGCCTTTTAAACAGCTTATCACTCAAGGCATGGTCTTAAAAGATGGTGCTAAGATGAGCAAGTCTAAAGGCAATGTCGTTAGCCCTAAAGAGATACTTAAAAAATACGGGGCTGATGCTGCAAGGCTCTTTATCCTTTTTGCTGCCCCACCGGCTAAAGAGTTAGAATGGAATGACAGCGCTTTAGAGGGGGCGCACCGGTTTATCAAGCGCTTATACGATAAAGCGAGTGCCATTACCCCTACCACTTCTAAGCCTGAATTTAAAGAAGTCAGCCTGAATGAAGTGCAAAAACTAGCCCGTAAAAAAGTCTATGAAGCGTTAAAAAAATCGCATGAAATTTTCAATAAGGCTGAAAGCGCTTACGCGTTTAACACTTTGATCGCAAGCTGCATGGAGGCTTTAAACGCTTTGAGTGCACAAAATAATGAGCAAATTTTATGCGAGGGTTATTTTGTGTTGTTGCAAATTTTAGAGCCTATTATCCCGCACACGGCATGGGAGTTGAGCGAGAGGCTTTTTAAAAGAGAGAATTTTAAGCCTATAGCGATCGATGAAAACGCTTTAATAGAAGACTTTATGACTTTAGGGCTTACCATTAATGGCAAAAGGCGCGCGGAATTGAAGGTCAATATTAACGCCAGTAAAGAAGAAATCATTATTTTGGCTAAAAAAGCATTAGAAAAATATTTAGAAAATGCAAGCGTTAAAAAAGAAATTTATGTGCCTAATAAGCTTGTTAATTTTGTTGTCGCATGA
- a CDS encoding DUF6394 family protein, which produces MDWGRVVHVLFSLISLTTIAGFLYEPNTVVLFVALALNLISVTLKIGVCKRFASELLASSLATVLHLIPAFVFLQILNNLVTAYMLMIGALISNAFSLIFLLIESVVTSETD; this is translated from the coding sequence ATGGATTGGGGTCGGGTCGTTCATGTGCTGTTTAGCCTTATTTCTTTAACCACCATTGCAGGGTTTTTGTATGAGCCTAACACGGTGGTGTTGTTTGTAGCGTTAGCTTTAAATCTTATTTCTGTTACGCTCAAAATTGGGGTGTGTAAGCGTTTCGCTTCAGAGCTGTTGGCGAGCTCTTTAGCTACCGTGTTGCATCTCATACCGGCATTTGTGTTTTTACAGATTTTAAATAATTTGGTTACAGCTTACATGCTCATGATCGGGGCGTTGATTAGTAACGCTTTCAGTCTCATCTTTTTGTTGATTGAAAGCGTTGTAACGAGCGAAACAGATTAA